The proteins below come from a single Perca flavescens isolate YP-PL-M2 chromosome 8, PFLA_1.0, whole genome shotgun sequence genomic window:
- the LOC114560054 gene encoding cAMP-regulated phosphoprotein 19, translated as MSEEVDGTRTSEEQQEMEDKVISPEKAEEAKLKARYPNLGAKPGGSDLLRKRLQKGPKYFDSGDYNMAKAKMKNKQLPSAPTEKTEITGGHIPTPQDLPQRKTSIVASKLAG; from the exons ATGTCCGAGGAGGTTGACGGAACGAGGACTTCGGAGGAACAGCAG GAAATGGAGGACAAAGTAATCAGTCCAGAGAAAGCGGAGGAGGCCAAACTGAAGGCCAGGTATCCTAACCTGGGAGCCAAGCCTGGCGGTTCAGACTTACTCAGGAAAAGACTTCAGAAGGGG CCAAAGTATTTTGACTCTGGTGACTACAACATGGCCAAGGCAAAAATGAAGAATAAACAGTTGCCATCAGCCCCAACGGAGAAGACTGAGATCACTGGGGGGCACATCCCAACACCTCAGGACTTGCCTCAAAGAAAGACTTCAATCGTGGCCAGCAAACTGGCTGGTTGA